The following are encoded together in the Labeo rohita strain BAU-BD-2019 chromosome 17, IGBB_LRoh.1.0, whole genome shotgun sequence genome:
- the eef1akmt2 gene encoding EEF1A lysine methyltransferase 2 isoform X1 — translation MMESSVSTHGAEDCPVKCTKVEDDFVPSKLGTKEYWDDAYKRELEAYKDIGDVGEIWFGEESMDRVIRWMEAQNIPENAAILDIGTGNGMFLVELAKHGFSNLTGIDYSKAAVELTVNILEEEGLKNVKIQVEDFLNPSTELKGFDVCIDKGTFDAISLSPEDREEAKKRYVNSLRTVTQPGGFFIITSCNWTKEQLLQIFTPGFELVRELPTPRFQFGGVTGNSVTALVFKRID, via the exons ATGATGGAATCGTCAGTGAGCACACATGGGGCAGAAGACTGCCCGGTTAAATGTACAAAAGTAGAAGATGATTTTGTTCCTTCAAAACTCGGAACGAAGGAGTA TTGGGATGATGCTTATAAGAGAGAGCTGGAGGCTTACAAGGATATTGGAGATGTGGGAGAAATATG GTTTGGTGAGGAAAGCATGGACAGAGTGATCAGATGGATGGAAGCACAAAACATACCTGAAAATGCTGCTATACTTGACATTGGAACTGGAAATGGGATGTTCCTTGTGGAACTG GCCAAGCATGGTTTTTCAAACCTCACTGGAATTGACTATTCCAAAGCTGCTGTAGAGCTCACTGTAAATATTCTGGAAGAGGAAggcttaaaaaatgttaaaattcag GTGGAGGATTTCCTGAACCCCAGCACAGAATTGAAGGGTTTTGATGTATGTATAGATAAAGGCACATTTGATGCCATTAGTTTGAGCCCAGAGGACAGAGAGGAGGCAAAAAAGCGCTATGTGAACTCTTTAAGAACTGTAACGCAACCAGGCGGCTTTTTCATCATCACCTCCTGCAACTGGACCAAAGAGCAGCTGCTCCAGATATTCACACCTG GGTTTGAGTTGGTACGAGAGCTGCCAACCCCCCGTTTTCAGTTTGGTGGTGTGACGGGTAACAGTGTGACAGCTTTGGTATTTAAACGGATTGACTGA
- the eef1akmt2 gene encoding EEF1A lysine methyltransferase 2 isoform X2, producing MDRVIRWMEAQNIPENAAILDIGTGNGMFLVELAKHGFSNLTGIDYSKAAVELTVNILEEEGLKNVKIQVEDFLNPSTELKGFDVCIDKGTFDAISLSPEDREEAKKRYVNSLRTVTQPGGFFIITSCNWTKEQLLQIFTPGFELVRELPTPRFQFGGVTGNSVTALVFKRID from the exons ATGGACAGAGTGATCAGATGGATGGAAGCACAAAACATACCTGAAAATGCTGCTATACTTGACATTGGAACTGGAAATGGGATGTTCCTTGTGGAACTG GCCAAGCATGGTTTTTCAAACCTCACTGGAATTGACTATTCCAAAGCTGCTGTAGAGCTCACTGTAAATATTCTGGAAGAGGAAggcttaaaaaatgttaaaattcag GTGGAGGATTTCCTGAACCCCAGCACAGAATTGAAGGGTTTTGATGTATGTATAGATAAAGGCACATTTGATGCCATTAGTTTGAGCCCAGAGGACAGAGAGGAGGCAAAAAAGCGCTATGTGAACTCTTTAAGAACTGTAACGCAACCAGGCGGCTTTTTCATCATCACCTCCTGCAACTGGACCAAAGAGCAGCTGCTCCAGATATTCACACCTG GGTTTGAGTTGGTACGAGAGCTGCCAACCCCCCGTTTTCAGTTTGGTGGTGTGACGGGTAACAGTGTGACAGCTTTGGTATTTAAACGGATTGACTGA